The following nucleotide sequence is from Glycine max cultivar Williams 82 chromosome 9, Glycine_max_v4.0, whole genome shotgun sequence.
tTATCACAGGCGCTTACAcatcaacatttttatttaagaatagagataaaaacaaaattaagaaaaatgaaacccCAAATACTGCCTGCTAGCAATAGTTATCTATTTTCAGATTAAGATTTAGATTAGACCAATTGAAAGCTCCATGATACCAAACTCCTACTAAAGTCGTATATTAGCAAAGATTAATACAAATACTAACAAATGAAAATGCATACTGAGACAATCATTGGTCTTCTCACATAAACTACAATATTGTTCAAATCTCGAGGCTATTAATATTCCAgaacaattttaaaatgtatcttagagattttcaaaaggaaaaaaaaaagagaatcatatttttttgaaCAACTTCGTTTTCTACAAGTTCTATACCACTTTCAAACTCACACCATCAGCTAACATCTACAAAACATTAATAGAATACAGACGTATGTGGACGGTAGGTAAtgcaaaatacaaaaatttactTAAACAATATGCTTAATTAACTAATCAGAAATATCACTCCCAAATAAGCATAAAGTTACCCTTGAGCATCCTTTGGAAACAACTACTTTACAATGCTCAGTAATTACCTTTCTCAAAGCAGGAAAATGTCTAAATTAATTTGTTCCTTTACAGCAAGATCTACTAGATAATGTAAacaatccttttttttctttccttaatcTTTCAAAAGTCTATAAAcaacattcttttcttttatggaACATGTTACATCCTTTTGGTCACCTGAGATGGTTAACTCATAAATGTCCTAAAACTGTATACCATAGAATGGCAACTCTTTTCATCTACAACAAAagggaattttaaaaaaaattcagcgcTCAATGTTAGTTTTTGGTCCTCTTCGAAGAAAACAATTGGCGAAGAAAGCCAAACTTTCCTCTGTTTCGGGCAGAAAACTCAGTAATGGTGCCATTACTTGTTGTAGCCACCTCAGGTTCATTGTCAGGTGGTACTGGCAAAGGAGGAGACGGTGGTGAGAGTGTGAAGAGAAACGCGTTGAGCATGCGGATGATCTGACTAAAGCTTGGTCTCAAGTTAGGATCTTCAACCCAGCAAGATTGTATGACAAAAGCAAGTTCAGGGGATATATCATCTGGAATGCCGGGCCTCTCTTGCTGCAATCTCAAATGCAAACCATTTTATGGTTAGCAAATAGTAACAAATCAAGTTATTCCCGAAAAAGTGGCTTTGGaagtatacaaattaaaatattaaccaTAATGATTCAACAGCATATATGGCATGGATTAGGGAAGTATGCATAATCTATCTACATATCATGGTAGAGAAATTTGTACCAATATTTCAAACTTGACACGAAAATGAGAATCAACTGATTGATGAATAAGGACCTAGTAATAACGAATTTAATACCTTAAATGCAGCAGCATAAGCAGCCTGTAAATTGGACATCCCTTCAAAGGGCATGCGGTTTGTTAGTAGCTCCcataaaacaattccaaagctatATACATCAACCTTGTTGTTGTAGTGCTTTTTCTCTCCCTGACGCAATGTCACAGTACTGTacaactgtaaaaaaaaaaaatcatgcaagaTGTCAAAACAAACTCCATGTATAACAAGGGGATCTAACTTAGTTGATTGAGCAAGGTGTGTGAGTGTTATAAACCTCTTAGTATCGTGTTTAATTcctacgaaaaaaaaaaaaagcctataTTGTCAGGAAATCTATAATAATACATTCTTAATATGCAGATTTTGGTGCCCTAAAGGATCCTAAATATGTGCACTAGTGTACTAAATAAATTACAGGAGACTATGGGAATTTGCTAAATGGTTTATATCTGCTCAGCAAAAGAATTAAAGCCCACTTGATATATGTATACTAGGTATTTTCATAAGTAGAAATTAGAGAGAGTGGCTATATATATAATGCTTATGGGATAATAACATGGGAAGTGCACTCAATCAACTGAAGATACTACTGTAAATATCCACTCAGAAGTAATGCAGTGATTACAAGAACTGCATGGCACTAATCAGTTTGATactgataaattattttgtccCCCATTCTAGCAAAACCAGTACATCTAAACATAAAGTCTACATCATTGCTGGCCTTTAGGATTATGTTCAGTCTCTACAACTTGACTTGATGGCTAATTGAGTCTCCCATTCATCTTATATCATATCAGTgcaataaattatcatttttagttAATAGTGACATCATGAATCAGAAGAATAAACACCAAAACGTGCCAGCTTTATTGGACTTACTGGTGCACATATTTTTAATAGTAGGGGAAACAATAACATCATGTTCCAAAAATATAACATACCTCTGGTGCCATCCAACGGTAAGTTCCTGTTTCTGCAGTCATCATTTCAGTCACAGTTTCTTCTCTTGCAAGACCAAAATCTGCAAGTTTAACAGACTTCTGGTCCGCCGTAAGCAATAGATTGTCTGCATTGTGACAGTTTCAAAAACATAGTTGAATAGGGATACACATTTTAATACTAGAAGTCATCAATATATACTCAGATTTCAAACTATGACATCAATGTCAAAAGCTACTACCATTTGCTGTAATAGAGTAAAGTTCCAATGAAGAAATACTAGCTAAGGTATGCTTTCATAAGAACTTAGCAGTCCAACCTCTCCTTTCCTCTTCATTAATTGAAGAGAtgatgtagcaaaaagataattttcatgaaaaaaagagTCGTGAAGAAGGTTGGTTTggcaatgaaacaaaaattatatatattacagGACAGCAGTGAGCTGCAGCAACCAGGTTAATTTATCCACCTTGTAAGTACTATAACAACAATTTTTAGTCATTTAAGGACACAACAACCATGGAATCCATAACAAAACACCTAACATACAACTTATATAATTACACATAATGTGCTATATATAAGTACCAGGTTTCAGATCTCTGTGTATGATCCCATTGGCATGTAGCCAATCCATGGCTCGAGCAATATCAAGGGCAAAGTTTATAGCCACATCAAGGTCTAATAGTTTAGGACGGATACTCGTTAAATATTTACGCAGTGACATCCCTGGTAATAGCTCTGTAACTATTACCATAAGAGGATCCTTACATGCTCCAATAAACTGCAAaggaataataataagaaaaaaaaaacctagtaAGATCATTATCTTCTATAAGATGAAATCATTAGTTACATACTAGCATTAAGGAAAATAAACTGTAATAATATACTTAACATAATTAAGTAGGCTGACATAATTACTCAGAAACAGTAAAGATCATTGCTACAATGGCACTCACCTTAACAAGATTGTCATGGTGGACGCGAGACATCATATTAACTTCTCGAGCAAAACGATTTTCAAGGGAAGCCCTTTCTTCGGAAGTGCTCCCACGATGCAGAACTTTGATTGCAACAATTTTATTTCCATACCTGGAAAAACTATTAAACTACTACACCCACATAAACCATGACTGCGACTTCCAGCAAATCACTTGATGCACACACACAAGCATATGGGTGAATAGGTACTCTAATACCAGGAATAGTTACATCAtcagaataaagaaaaattaaacatcCTTTAAGGCTTTAACAAGAGCTAGAAATTGTCAATTGTTCTTAAGTAAAATCAATACCATGCAAATGTTCTTCTTGTTATTGTGGAACCTAGACATGTCAAATCAGGAGAAGGGGCAAAACCCCAACTTTGTTGGTGAAATTTGTGACATGTAGTTATTTACTGCTTGAACCAACAAAGACTCacagttattattatttagtcaaCGACAAAAGTAAAAATGATTTAGCTGAAACAATCAGCCACAGCATACATTTGACTTCTTACTTAGCACTTAAGCACAACAAAAAAGCAAAATACAATAATTCTGCCAGCTAATGGGACAAAAACATACATAATGATGAAAACCAAAGTGTAGATAAATATCCCAACACTGTATGATCTGACATGACTTCTCaaacaaattaagaaagaagaagaatgaaattAAGGCATGACATACAAATTACTGCAAAACATGAGCTTAGCCACTGACCTTCCTTCATAAACTTTCCCATGAGCTCCTTCTCCAATCTTGGACCCAATAAAGAGTAGTTTAGGGTCAACCAATAGATTCTCATCAACTGTCAGCTGAGTGCTTGCTAAAGACCCATTTTCCCTCACTGATTTGGATTCAGTGCTCCCCAACACCGATTCTTCACATTCCCTATCTTCTCCTTCTATCTTCCCCTCTCTGAAGCTCATGTTGCAACCTTAAACTATACCTGAACTCCTCATTCTAATCGGTTACCCCcacaaatattctttttttcaaaaatcattaaaaaaaacaattctttTAATCCAACAACAGAACAAAACCAACCACCCCAGAATCTACCTTCCTAAATAAACATGTCTCCATAGTAAAaatcaacccccccccccccccctcatccACAACAATCAAAagtccaaaaacaaaaacacaatctTTTCCTCTCACAAGAACCTGAAAAGAATCAATATTCCCTGTTTATGCTTCAGTGAGAAGCTGACCTGTAGGTGCAGTTcatctaaataaaattaaaaaaaaaaggaaaagagaaacaagataagaagaagaagaaaccagaaaagatgaaaaacaacttaCAACATACACAaggttaaaataataatatttccaAGAAAATCAACTTCCTAGAAAACTGGGAGAGGCAAAGAGGgatttgaaagttgaaagttgaaacaaatgaaaagtgaaaaaaCCACCACCCACTTCTTAAGTTGATGCCTTTGGAAAAGACATGAAGTgaattttctctctctagaagaAGGGTGGGAAGATTAGAGAAGTAGGAAGAAGATATTCAGCGTATCTGTTCTGACGAGAGAGAAGGCTCAAAAGTGGGAGGGGAGAGAAAGTGCGCGTGTGTGGTGGTGTGGTGTGtgagagagggaaaaaaaagaaaaagaaaataaaatactaaaagagggAGGCCAATGGGAGAGAAACACCTggagggaaaaaaagaagaaaaaaaaatgacagatGCCGCATCATCAGATATTAGGACGTTGTTGTCCGTTGGTTGGTAGAGGATGTTTTAAACATATGTGTGTATTCTATGAATGGGGCACTCATGTACAGTAGGGACATGTATCTTTTTTTGGCTCAGCTTAAATAGCACTCTCTAATTTTGGCTCGTGGTCTACATTGGgtaataaattcatatttaaataataaatatcttgtatgatattttaagttaaattaattttttttattttaatttattttttaaatttaattttgtcttaattttttgtttaattttatcttttaatttttaaaactattttaatttatttttttagtttattttaatttgattctttaatttttaaaatgattattttttttagaaaatatgtattttgtaaTAGTTTAAAATCGTTTAGTGATAATTTTGAACTGATATAAAGtgtaatttcttataatttagactgaatgattaaattgaatcaatttaaaaattagatgatcaaattaaacttaaataataaattaaaggactaaaaaattaatttaatcaatttttactAATTAATGTTCTAAGGACATTAATTTAGAAATTAGGAGGATAAAATATTTAGTGTGAATAGCAGAggagaacataaaaaaaaattcatggcgGCACAATTTTGCacatttaaataacaaatttctcattttagtttttatcaatGTTCTAAAGACATTAGTTGGCATTTGTCTAAAATATATtaggttaaattattatttttcctctaatttgttatttttgttcaatttggtcttctaattttttgttcaatttgatcctctagtttttgttattcaatttggtcctctaatttttaaaactaattttttttggaaaaatatgcATTTGTGATAGTGTAAAATAACTTAGTGACGATTTTGAATTGTTAGAAAGTATgatttcttagaatttaaactaaagaactaaattgaacctaaaaaaaattagaggattaaattgaatctaaaaaattaatttaaccaataTATTATCCATCATgtataaatatttctaatttggttcaaataatgaataattttgggttcaaatatgtttttgacCTCTCAAGGCattggttaaaaattaaaagaaaaaatatttattatgaagatTATAggaaagcataaaaaaattccTATGAAACACAATTTTGcacattctaataaaaaaattctctttgtaaaaaaattatcattttagtttttaaccaATGTTCTAAAGCTACTAGTTAGCATTTGCCTAAAATACATTATCAATCATgtataaatatttctaaattGGTTAAagtaatgaataattttatgtttaaatatgttttgataTCTTAAATTTGTTGTCTGTTATTTTTAGTCCCCTAAATTAAAGTTTTCCTTTTCTCAGTCTCTTGAATTTGCAAAATGTATTTTTGAACTCCTAGTTAATTTTTGAGAGTTTGAATGCATAATTTGtagcatgcttttttttttttattgtaaaacacATGGGTGTTCACCGGTTAACCAAActatctaaaataatttaggtTGAGTATTTTTTAAGTTTGGATCAAACTCAATTTAACCCGTTCAAATCCATTGAATTTTGGGTTGagttatgaattttaatatatgaacTTGGACTTGTTGACTCTGTCATTTGACCCattaatttatatcaaaatattattcttatttatatatattatttttaaattttaaaaaatcaattattattatcatactTAGCAACTAAGAGTGAGATCATCtcctcttttcttatttctcaCAATTTCACTCTAACAATCTCATC
It contains:
- the LOC100809251 gene encoding serine/threonine-protein kinase STY13 isoform X2 — protein: MRIYWLTLNYSLLGPRLEKELMGKFMKEVLHRGSTSEERASLENRFAREVNMMSRVHHDNLVKFIGACKDPLMVIVTELLPGMSLRKYLTSIRPKLLDLDVAINFALDIARAMDWLHANGIIHRDLKPDNLLLTADQKSVKLADFGLAREETVTEMMTAETGTYRWMAPELYSTVTLRQGEKKHYNNKVDVYSFGIVLWELLTNRMPFEGMSNLQAAYAAAFKQERPGIPDDISPELAFVIQSCWVEDPNLRPSFSQIIRMLNAFLFTLSPPSPPLPVPPDNEPEVATTSNGTITEFSARNRGKFGFLRQLFSSKRTKN
- the LOC100809251 gene encoding serine/threonine-protein kinase STY13 isoform X1 produces the protein MSFREGKIEGEDRECEESVLGSTESKSVRENGSLASTQLTVDENLLVDPKLLFIGSKIGEGAHGKVYEGRYGNKIVAIKVLHRGSTSEERASLENRFAREVNMMSRVHHDNLVKFIGACKDPLMVIVTELLPGMSLRKYLTSIRPKLLDLDVAINFALDIARAMDWLHANGIIHRDLKPDNLLLTADQKSVKLADFGLAREETVTEMMTAETGTYRWMAPELYSTVTLRQGEKKHYNNKVDVYSFGIVLWELLTNRMPFEGMSNLQAAYAAAFKQERPGIPDDISPELAFVIQSCWVEDPNLRPSFSQIIRMLNAFLFTLSPPSPPLPVPPDNEPEVATTSNGTITEFSARNRGKFGFLRQLFSSKRTKN
- the LOC100809251 gene encoding serine/threonine-protein kinase STY13 isoform X3 encodes the protein MSFREGKIEGEDRECEESVLGSTESKSVRENGSLASTQLTVDENLLVDPKLLFIGSKIGEGAHGKVYEGRYGNKIVAIKVLHRGSTSEERASLENRFAREVNMMSRVHHDNLVKFIGACKDPLMVIVTELLPGMSLRKYLTSIRPKLLDLDVAINFALDIARAMDWLHANGIIHRDLKPDNLLLTADQKSVKLADFGLAREETVTEMMTAETGTYRWMAPELYSTVTLRQGEKKHYNNKVDVYSFGIVLWELLTNRMPFEGMSNLQAAYAAAFKIAAREARHSR